One segment of Amycolatopsis alba DSM 44262 DNA contains the following:
- a CDS encoding SMI1/KNR4 family protein — MDSSIDAVWQQIMAWLRIHTPVTAATIRPPAPAEQIKATRNALGMQLPRDLLWWWGLMDGVDDEHDYRTAFAVPGGYMPLTVARVRDEWARLSRYPDDDCCRPGGHHQRAAGDATFGYCSALIPICRGLDGAVLAVDLRTGANHGRIMNWMAQAGAHSIPWVNITAMLTDTAQRLDRYHPAPETPPRPGSPVIGDDGSLIWS, encoded by the coding sequence GTGGACAGCAGTATCGACGCGGTCTGGCAGCAGATCATGGCCTGGCTGCGCATCCACACGCCGGTCACCGCCGCCACCATCCGGCCGCCTGCGCCCGCCGAACAGATCAAGGCGACCCGGAACGCGCTAGGGATGCAGCTGCCACGTGACCTGCTGTGGTGGTGGGGACTGATGGACGGTGTAGACGACGAACACGACTACCGCACCGCCTTCGCCGTCCCCGGCGGATACATGCCACTTACGGTGGCACGGGTCCGAGACGAATGGGCCCGCCTGAGCCGGTATCCCGACGACGACTGCTGCCGCCCCGGCGGGCACCACCAGCGTGCCGCCGGCGACGCCACCTTCGGCTACTGCTCCGCGCTCATCCCCATCTGCCGCGGACTCGACGGCGCCGTCCTCGCCGTCGACCTCCGTACCGGCGCCAACCACGGCCGGATCATGAACTGGATGGCTCAAGCAGGCGCCCACAGCATCCCCTGGGTCAATATCACCGCGATGCTCACCGATACCGCCCAGCGCCTCGACCGCTACCACCCCGCACCCGAGACCCCACCACGGCCAGGTTCCCCCGTGATCGGCGACGACGGCTCACTGATCTGGTCGTAG
- a CDS encoding NucA/NucB deoxyribonuclease domain-containing protein has product MALGAVAALAVGAIPAQANEAVTYRSEMYVIRDPALAQNPDIVRVTLERDGNLDALGIQPSAAAGQAPSAAKPRIAAADPPYAVDSSRFPAGRKPADPYDYMNHANCLANAATAGQDAGWIKNRFSYCQIDLVWAVDLKCGPRGCQVIGAIGATSAVVGYGKIGSHPENATQRFADFRLVTTIVYTKGVFDQPNATMQATVRCAGEYRVGFGIPNDRACHPGKFETRKATIPQWRLDPNSYFDLLSDGYQPGAEFGEQLAQGVFKFEYEFTPKRDVDLKSVSPEGGLRFDSAFYLRDKQGSIFDRAVPGMAYRKSDAGVAGHAVHIDEARANPDATVPTKQGKRLLGGSSAPGDSLHRLTSARSEDSRARAERNRTVSTNFCKTVKMPPKPPEGGPFDCDEYAFASSYEGSARNEYDGAQYALDYTVRWVNSDQNQEAGRRLFGWQENDRILDLGRDQKLDPHDQERFYIPINP; this is encoded by the coding sequence ATGGCCCTGGGGGCCGTCGCCGCACTGGCAGTGGGTGCGATTCCCGCGCAAGCGAACGAGGCCGTAACGTACCGCTCGGAAATGTATGTGATTCGCGATCCGGCGCTGGCACAGAATCCGGATATCGTCCGGGTGACGCTGGAGCGTGACGGAAACCTGGACGCGCTCGGTATCCAGCCGAGCGCCGCGGCGGGGCAGGCACCCTCGGCAGCGAAGCCGCGGATCGCGGCCGCCGATCCACCGTATGCGGTGGACAGTTCCCGGTTCCCCGCAGGCCGTAAACCGGCGGATCCGTATGACTACATGAATCACGCGAATTGCCTGGCGAACGCCGCTACGGCGGGTCAGGACGCGGGATGGATCAAGAACCGTTTCTCTTACTGCCAGATCGATCTGGTGTGGGCGGTGGACCTGAAGTGCGGGCCAAGAGGATGCCAGGTCATCGGTGCGATTGGCGCGACCAGTGCCGTGGTCGGCTACGGCAAGATCGGGTCGCACCCGGAGAACGCCACGCAGCGCTTCGCCGATTTCCGTCTGGTCACCACCATCGTCTACACGAAGGGGGTATTCGACCAGCCCAACGCGACGATGCAGGCCACCGTCAGATGCGCGGGCGAGTACCGGGTCGGGTTCGGGATCCCCAACGACCGGGCATGCCACCCAGGCAAGTTCGAAACTCGTAAGGCGACCATCCCGCAGTGGCGCCTGGATCCGAACTCCTACTTCGATCTGCTCTCTGACGGCTACCAGCCGGGCGCGGAGTTCGGGGAGCAACTGGCCCAGGGGGTGTTCAAGTTCGAGTACGAGTTCACCCCGAAACGCGACGTCGACCTGAAGTCGGTCAGCCCCGAGGGCGGGCTGCGGTTCGACAGCGCGTTTTACCTGCGGGACAAGCAGGGAAGCATTTTCGACCGCGCCGTGCCGGGTATGGCTTACCGCAAGAGCGACGCGGGGGTGGCAGGGCACGCCGTGCACATCGACGAGGCACGCGCCAACCCCGACGCGACCGTGCCGACGAAGCAGGGCAAGCGTCTGCTGGGCGGGTCGTCGGCTCCCGGAGACTCGCTGCACCGGCTGACGTCCGCCCGCAGCGAGGACTCCCGGGCCCGCGCCGAGCGCAACCGCACCGTGTCGACGAACTTCTGCAAAACCGTGAAGATGCCGCCAAAACCACCGGAAGGCGGCCCCTTCGACTGCGACGAATACGCTTTCGCATCCAGCTATGAAGGCTCTGCGCGCAACGAATACGACGGCGCCCAGTACGCGCTGGACTACACGGTACGGTGGGTCAACAGCGACCAGAACCAGGAAGCCGGACGGCGGCTGTTCGGCTGGCAGGAAAACGACCGCATCCTCGATCTGGGCAGAGACCAGAAACTTGACCCCCACGATCAGGAACGGTTCTACATCCCGATCAACCCCTAA
- a CDS encoding putative T7SS-secreted protein, with amino-acid sequence MTVAELGQSEDSKALMPGDPDAVFENARVLHERARDALAAGDALKRIDTGAWQGSSSNQFHDDHQTGVPRWGAAGDLLDNAALALTDLANCLAWAQAQAAEAIAQWKQGDADTQRVVEAHGRAAAEADAPA; translated from the coding sequence GTGACCGTCGCCGAGCTCGGGCAGTCCGAGGATTCGAAAGCGCTGATGCCGGGGGATCCGGACGCGGTGTTCGAGAACGCGCGTGTGTTGCACGAACGGGCCCGCGACGCCCTCGCCGCGGGGGACGCGCTGAAGCGGATCGACACCGGGGCGTGGCAGGGCTCGTCGTCGAACCAGTTCCACGACGATCATCAGACCGGGGTCCCGCGCTGGGGCGCCGCCGGTGACTTGCTGGACAACGCCGCGCTCGCGCTCACCGATCTCGCCAACTGCCTGGCCTGGGCCCAAGCCCAGGCCGCCGAGGCGATCGCCCAGTGGAAACAGGGAGATGCCGACACGCAGCGGGTGGTCGAGGCGCACGGCCGTGCCGCTGCCGAGGCCGACGCGCCCGCCTGA
- a CDS encoding pentapeptide repeat-containing protein, whose translation MSFGGATFTRGATFTAATFTGAASFNQTVISRTMRFNQAAFVGGIPVINPRLARGSSSQMSSSPRLRQARVATSASSLIAPGNVQRRTAEPCAMQCADSAAEMPRLAVCTSRCLVPDGCPRPRRHPDDC comes from the coding sequence GTGAGCTTCGGCGGCGCAACGTTCACCCGCGGCGCGACCTTCACTGCCGCGACGTTCACCGGCGCCGCGTCCTTTAATCAGACAGTGATCTCTCGCACGATGCGGTTCAACCAGGCCGCCTTCGTCGGTGGCATCCCCGTCATCAATCCGAGGCTTGCGAGAGGATCCTCTTCACAGATGTCATCCTCACCGCGCCTTCGCCAGGCACGGGTGGCCACCTCGGCATCATCGTTGATCGCGCCGGGAAACGTGCAGCGGAGGACAGCTGAACCGTGTGCGATGCAGTGCGCGGATTCGGCAGCTGAGATGCCGAGGCTTGCTGTATGCACGTCACGTTGCCTAGTCCCGGATGGTTGCCCGAGGCCGCGCCGTCACCCGGACGATTGCTAG